TCTTTTTGTCTGCATTTACTGATTGACAAGGAGGCTGCGGAGGGATCCATGGAGCAGAGACAGAAGACCTTGATCGAGACCTTGGAAAAAGAACTTCAGCTAGTTTGCTTCTGCTTCTTAAGATTCTTCATTGCATTCTCAAATGAATGTTACTTCTGCTTTCTTCTTGTGtctgtttgattttctttttggATCCCTATATGGAGTCGGGTTTTGGGCAGATTAGAGTTCTTTGTCGCTATGTTAtgtctttctatcttttttttctgGATTTACTAATTGAGGAGGCTGTAATGAGATCCATAGAGCAGACGAAGAAGACCTGGATGAAGGCCtcggaaaaaaaattcttcactcATTTTAGGGCTGAAAACATGTCCAATATTATCCGACTATATCCGAATCATTTATCCTACCCTAGTGGAAGGAATTTAACTAGGGATCTCTCCGATAGTTAACAACCATTCAACCACCATTACAGTATTTAGTTTGTTACATAATCAGGATTTATTGCATTTATTTAAAACTTATTCATGTTATAAAATATACTCATTTGAAATATATTGTGATTTAtacatttaaataattaattcttTTCATAATAATTCAATGCCTTTTCCTTTGACAAAAAATGGAAATGTGTAATTTCGTTTTTACTCTTTATAATATTTCCATATCCTTTttgtttaaaatatttgaaaCATAAATAACTTAAACATTTTcctatatttgtataatattttctGTTGTAAGTTGTCTAAAATATAGAtaattcatgaattttttttatactaCAATTAAAGAGTAATATTTGTATTTAATATATCAATttctaatatatttatattatatattttaattaaataatataatttttatataattttaatatgaaacttaGTTAGATCAGTGATTGAGATCCTTGGCCAAATCATTCTTTGTGTCAGTTTAATAACCACACCCGACATCAAAATCTAGTTATTGTGCATCAATTATGTAATTCTAATAGTGAATTTTGTTGTCATCCTTTATGATTATATGATATCTATTAGCTTTTATTATTGAATtccattcaaaatttgatttttatatgatttatatccaacttatgtccatatttgaatagagaaaatatagttataattaatattttattatagttGTGTTTGGTATGCAGCTTTTGGGATAGCTTTAACTTATTTAAGCTATAGCATAGCAATATTAGTATTTGATGAGGATAGTTTATAGTCTATAAGCTATCTTTTATTAACAGCTCCCTCATCCAAGGATTCAAAAGCTATAGCTAGCTGTATATTTTATAGtttcaaatttatcttttatttttttaaaaattattcatgtatttaatatttaagcttcctcctctcttctctatttttctcgCATCTATCTCTTTTTTCTCCTCTAAAATTACTCATGTATTTTTTGTAAACAACCTCTGCTCCATTataatagaaaatttttattttattatgaattgatatttttaaaatttatctacaaAAATAATGCTATAAACAACGATATGACTTCGTTAATTCTTAATTCAAACTTAAAAAATATcacatgatttttatttttattattttataatttatttattttataatttagtaAAGTTGATTTTTATTACATCTATTATATTTAATTGAATTGAATATTTGAAATgatgttaaaaataaataaaatgaggtTATATTCTTTTGTGTCATTTTGTATATGATAGCTTACTGACATAgttaatttttatcaaatatttagACTAACACAGCTATAGCTTATAGCTCAGATCATAGATACAGCTCAATGCAGCTACAATTGTATGCCAAATATAGTTTATGTTTATATCCATTTAAAGCAAatatttatatgttaaaaatGTGGATACATTATAAATTTTAGAGCATAAGTTAGTATAAGAATTGAGTGTTGCAATTATTAAAAATATGTCATGTTCTAAATTGATACATTTCCTTTATGTGCTCCTCAAGAATAACACACTCGCTTTCTCGAAAGGTTTGGGCAGGAAATTAGAAGATTTGGATCATGGCCTAGTGAGCATTGTAGGGTGGGTAggataggttttttttttttttttaagccatCTCCAAGCATGTGTTATGCATATGATAAGAAGCTACAAACAGTTATTTTCTGAAAGTGAATAAAGATTGACAAATGAAGACCAACTTTGCATCTAGAAAAATGAATTGAATGAATATAGTtgtatttagaaaaaataatgacCTATTAAAATATATCTGAAAATAAACGAGGATGGCCATTCGACACTAAGTTCTTGAAATGCTGCTAGCAGCAGATATTTTTCATGATTAGATTTGCTACAATCATCAGGAATGAGATCACATGGGACACAATCCTACCTAATTTGCCAATACcggttgatttgataatttggGTTGATGTGGATGCATCTTTGAAATGGTTTGGGTCTTCATGAATGTTTTGGCTTGGTTGGCTCCCTAAAACTTGGTGCCTTATTTGGGTTGAAAATAGAAATTCATATTCATTTTTGAAGTTTTATGgcttcttatttttcataaatctaTTTCAATGAGAAAATAACCAAGCAAGTCTTTTTGcatctctttttgattttttttccccaTTTGTCTCTTTTCTTATATCTCAATCATTTGAGATTTTACATGAGACCAATCAAGTAAAATATGGTGACCAAgtaatttatataaataagtcCAAGGCTTTATTTTCACTTGTCCACGTCCTCCAATTAAAGTGAGAAGCATAACAGGCTTCTGATTATTAAGCGACTATTTTGTCGACTTCTATTATGCGAAGTTTTGACGCAAGACAGGGGTTCATATATAACAACGCTCAAATTATACAACTAGCCTCGGCAAACCTATTGCCGAAATAGTGAAAAATCTTGGCACGTGCAATAGGCGTGATTCTTTTAGTTTCCGGATCGCGCTATATCTCGAGCGCTCCACTCCCTCCGCCGTTCGCATTGGAAGGCCATCATGTTCTCATCCAAATCCTGTCCTATCCTCTCATGCCATTATCCTTGTCTTCCCTCCCTCCACCCACCCCAGAAGCTATTCCACAGAACCCACTCCATCCTCAagcctaaaaccctaaaccctggaACCGGTCTCAGCCTAAGCCATCCGTTCTCCTCGGTTGGGAGAAGGGCTCTACTCCAAATCTGTCGAGATTCCAACGAAAGCAAGAATTTTGGAGGTTCATTTCTGGTCGAGAAAGAAATCGCCGTCGAAAGGAGCGGAGATGGTGATGGGAGTGCGAACAACTGGACTACTTCGATCCTGCTCTTTGGTTTGTGGGCCGGGCTCATGTATTACGTTTTCCAGCTCGCGCCGAACCAGACTCCGGTATTTTCTCTTGGTTGCAGGATGACTTGGTTCTTGATATTTTACTTAGTTTTTGTTAAATTAGGTTAAATTCTAGAGTACAAGAATGCTGTTGTTTAACTTATTTAAACTATTATTCTAGGTTGAATTGTTGTGgtgtttatatcaaaaaaaattgttgtGGTGCTTTATGGACACCAGAGAATAGTGTAATGCTTGAATTTTGGATGAGTGCTTTAGAAAGGTTAATGCTTGTGAGATCTACCCTTGAGACACCTAAAAATTTTGGGTGACAAAATTTTTGACTTGTTGATGACTGCTTTGAgactttgatttttatatttgattgtcATTTTATTATGCATATTTAAATTTGCATCATGAAATCCTGCATTGCCGCGCATGTCGATGTTGGTTCATGTAATATGACGTGATTTGGTGAGAAGCAGGAAAGGGATTTATGAACATACAAgtatttttcttgatctttttcaaaattatatactattaatggatttctaaaataaaaaatacatactTTTCTATTTTCCTTATCCGTTGATAACCATTCAGTATGAAAGCTCACATAAAGTTCGTTGTGTTGAACTATCAAAAATATTGCTTACTGCCTATATAAGCACAGGGCTGTTCCTTTAATATCATCTGAGGACTCGTGGCTTGGACTAGTGTATGTGCCATTATTACCTTCTTTCTTAACAATATACCTGTTCAAAATGTTCAGGCTGGCGATGTGTACTATCTGCAAAAACTGCTGAATCTTAAAGGTGACGATGGCTTCCAAATGAACGAAGTACTTGTAGCTCTATGGTACTTCATGGGACTGTGGCCTTTCATTTATAGTATGCTGTTAGTTCCTACTGGTAGAAGGTAACTATTGAAGAACAAACTCTGTCTAAACAAAgttgttcttttttttcttatatgtTACAAAATGCAAAAATGACGAGTTATTCATCTCTTAATCCTATTGgagttctttgaaaaaaaatgagagacTGGATTCTTATTTTAGAGCTGCTGTCCTTTGTTTAAAATGTCATAGTAAAACTACTAGGCATATAGTCAGTCTTTTTCATGTTTCAAATCCTCATGGGAT
The DNA window shown above is from Elaeis guineensis isolate ETL-2024a chromosome 8, EG11, whole genome shotgun sequence and carries:
- the LOC105050647 gene encoding uncharacterized protein isoform X2, whose amino-acid sequence is MFSSKSCPILSCHYPCLPSLHPPQKLFHRTHSILKPKTLNPGTGLSLSHPFSSVGRRALLQICRDSNESKNFGGSFLVEKEIAVERSGDGDGSANNWTTSILLFGLWAGLMYYVFQLAPNQTPAGDVYYLQKLLNLKGDDGFQMNEVLVALWYFMGLWPFIYSMLLVPTGRSSTSKIPVWPFLVVSFFGGAYALIPYFVLWKPPPPAVGEDEISRWPLNFLDSKITAGILLVAGLGLTMYAGLANSDVWKEFYRYFRESKFLFYRTASNTLQKLFEAGNFFP
- the LOC105050647 gene encoding uncharacterized protein isoform X1 — its product is MFSSKSCPILSCHYPCLPSLHPPQKLFHRTHSILKPKTLNPGTGLSLSHPFSSVGRRALLQICRDSNESKNFGGSFLVEKEIAVERSGDGDGSANNWTTSILLFGLWAGLMYYVFQLAPNQTPAGDVYYLQKLLNLKGDDGFQMNEVLVALWYFMGLWPFIYSMLLVPTGRSSTSKIPVWPFLVVSFFGGAYALIPYFVLWKPPPPAVGEDEISRWPLNFLDSKITAGILLVAGLGLTMYAGLANSDVWKEFYRYFRESKFIHITCIDFALCSAFSPFWVYNDMTARRWTSQSSWLLPVALVPILGPCLYLLLRPPLSALPVSTPSVIIEKE